In Thalassococcus sp. S3, the sequence CGTGACCAAACGCACGTCTGCCAAGTACAAAATCGACCGCCGTATGGGCGAAAACATCTGGGGCCGCCCCAAATCCCCCGTCAACCGCCGTGAATACGGCCCCGGCCAGCACGGTCAGCGCCGCAAGGGCAAGCTGAGCGATTTCGGCATCCAGCTGCGCGCCAAGCAAAAGCTCAAAGGCTACTATGGCGACCTCACGGAAAAGCAGTTCCGCCGCATCTATGCCGAGGCCGAGCGGGTCAAAGGCGACACCGGTGAAAACCTCATCGGCCTGCTGGAGCGTCGTCTTGACGCCGTCGTCTACCGCGCGAAATTCGTGCCCACCGTCTTCGCCGCGCGTCAATTCGTGAACCATGGCCATGTTAAGGTGAACGGCAAAAAGGTCAACATCCCCTCCTACCGTGTGAAAGAGGGTGACGTGATCGAAGTGCGCGACCGCTCCAAGCAGCTGGCCGTCCTGCTCGAGGCCACGCAACTGCCCGAACGCGACGTGCCCGATTACATCGACGCTGACCATTCCAAGATGACCGCGACTTTCGTGCGGACGCCGGGCCTCGGCGACGTGCCTTATCCGGTCATGATGGAACCCAATCTCGTCGTGGAATTCTACGCGAAGAACTGATCTTCGCCCAATCCAAACCGAAAGGCCGCGACGGGACCCCGCCGCGGCCTTTTTGCATCTGCACTGGTCAGGGCAGGGACCCCTCGCTAGAACACACCGAAAGGGGACAGACAGATGACACCGATCACGCCGCAGCCCGGGATCATGGAGATTGCGCTTTACGAAGGCGGCAAATCCGCCATCGCCGGCCGATCAGACGTGCTCAAGCTAAGCTCGAATGAAAACCCTCTGGGTCCTCCGCCCTCAGCCGTCGCTGCCATGGCCGAAGCGGCGCAACGGGCGCATCTCTACCCGCCCACTGATCATGCCGACCTGCGCCAGGCGATTGCCGAAATCTACGGGCTTGAAGTCGAACGGCTGATCTGCGGCGTCGGCTCGGACGAGGTGCTGCAATTCATCTGCCAGGCCTTCAGCGGCCCCGGGGACGAGATCATCTACACCGAACACGGCTTCTCCATGTATCCGATCCTGGCCCACATGGCCGGCGCCACACCCATCAAGGTGGCCGAGCGGGAGCGGGTTGTGAATGTCGATGCGATCCTGGCCGCAATCACTGACCAGACGCGCATCGTGATGCTGACCAATCCG encodes:
- the rpsD gene encoding 30S ribosomal protein S4, whose protein sequence is MTKRTSAKYKIDRRMGENIWGRPKSPVNRREYGPGQHGQRRKGKLSDFGIQLRAKQKLKGYYGDLTEKQFRRIYAEAERVKGDTGENLIGLLERRLDAVVYRAKFVPTVFAARQFVNHGHVKVNGKKVNIPSYRVKEGDVIEVRDRSKQLAVLLEATQLPERDVPDYIDADHSKMTATFVRTPGLGDVPYPVMMEPNLVVEFYAKN